The Gemmatimonadota bacterium genomic interval CGGGCGCACGTGCTCCTTCAGCTTCGTAGCGGCCGACGACACCTTGTTCGATTTCTTCCGGGATGCGCATTCCTGGCGGGCCTACTTGCCTGCGATCGGAATAGCCAGCCTTCCGCCGGCGGGGCGATCCGTGCGCTTGCACACGGCGATACCGCCTTCCCCACACCTGGAAGTTGCGCCACCCGCTCGGGGCCCGAGGGCGAGGCGCGTAGCTACGAGGCGCGCTCCGCGCAGGGGCGCCTGCGTGTCGAGGTACTCCTCATGGCAGACGGCCAGACACGAGCCGTGCGGCTCAACCGGCAGCGTCCCGACGGCACGTGGCAAACGGCCTTTGCCGATCTGCACGCGCGCCATTTGCTGGTGCTGGAAAAGCAGAGCGACGGGCAGATCGCCCGCACCGTGCTCCGCGGGCCGGCCGCCCGGAGTTCCGACCTGGGCCGCGCCCTCGAGCATCTGGCGGCCCGCGCCCTGGCGGCTTGTGGGGCGGCTGACCACTAACCTGACGAGCCGGGGTCGGCACGGCCCGAATCCCGTACTGGCAACCCCTGACCCAGGAGGCTACCAATGAAATCCTTCCTTGCCGCGGCTGGGCTGGCGCTGATCCTCATGGCCGCCGCGGGGTGCGCCGCGCTGTTCAACAGCAAGACCGACCCGGTCGCCATCCAGTCCATGCCCAGCGATGCCGACATCTACATCGACGGCAACCTGCGCGGCCGTACCCCCATCACCCTCGAGCTTCAGGCCAAGAAGACGTATACCATCGTCTTCAAGAAGCCGGGCTACCGGGATCAAGCCTTTGAGCTCACCAATACGGTGGGCGTGAAGTGGGTGATCCTCGACGTGCTGGGCGGACTCGTCCCGGTGATTGTGGATGCCGCCACCGGGAGCTGGTACGAGCTGGACACCAAGGTGGTCAACGTCACGCTCACGTCCGGCGAGTAGCGCGAAAGCGGGTCGCTACCCTGAGCCGGGCAGCGTGCCAACCCCGGGCACGGCCCGCGTCGCACCCCGGAGTGCGGCACCGCCCAGCACGGGCCAGAAAGGCGCGGGGAGGGAGCGGATCCTTCCGCTCCCTCCCCGCGCTCCCACTCCGGCCGGCGCGGCCCATCGCCGTACCGCGCTCGCCCAGGCCGCGAACCGGGCTGCCTAAGGCGTCCCGCCCAGCTCCTTCACCCGCCGCGCCAGCCGCGACTTCTTGCGCGCCGCCTTGTTGGGGTGGATCAACCGGCGGGTCGCGAAGCGGTCCAGCAGCTTTGCCGTTTCACGATAGGCAGCCGTGACGGTCTCGGCATCCGTCGCCGCCTGCACCTTCTTGATTGCCGTCTTCAGCCGCGAGCGCTGCGCCCGGTTGTGCAAATAGCGCTTCTGCTGCTGGCGCATCCGCTTCTCGGCGCTCTTCGTGTTGGCCAACTCGCTGCTCCCGGAAGAGTCCAACTCCCCTGCAAAAGCCGAAGAAACTTACCGGCACGGAGCAGACCGGTCAACCCGCAGAAGCCGCGACAGCCGCGACGCCGCAATCAGCGGAAGGCCGGGCCTCGGGCTCGGGCTCGGCCCCCCGCATTCAGCTCCGAGCCCGAGCCCAGCGCCGAAGGCGCGAAGCCCGGCGAAGCGGAGCCCGAGCGGCTCTCCGGCGGGGTGGCGCACCGGGCGCAGCCGGCATTAGCTTCCCCGCCATGGATCTCCTGCTCTTGCTGCCCGTGCTGCTGTTCTCCGTGGTCGTGCACGAGTACGCCCACGGTTGGGTGGCCCTGCGGGAAGGAGATTCCACGGCCTACATGCTCGGCCGGCTGACCCTCAATCCGGCGCCGCACATCGACCCCTTGGGCAGCCTTCTCTTCCCCCTGCTCCTCTGGGTCACGCATGCCGGATTCCTCTTCGGCTGGGCCCGGCCCGTGCCCGTGAACCCGCGGAATTTCCGCAACTACAAGCGGGGCGACATTCTGGTTTCTCTGGCGGGCATTGCGGCCAACCTCCTGCTGGCGGGCGCCTTCACTCTGGCGGTTGTGCTGCTGATCCATCTGACCCAGCTCCTGCCGGTGCTCTCCCCCACCTTCCAACTGCTCGTACGTATGGCGCGCTACGGCATTGTCATCAACCTGGTGCTCGCCTTCTTCAACCTGATCCCCATCCCGCCGTTGGACGGCTCGCACGTGTTCTATCACCTGCTCTCGCCCTCTGCCGGGATGCGGTACCGCGAGCTGGGCCGCTACGGCCTCTTCATCCTTCTGGGCGTAATGATTTTTGCGCCCGGGGTCTTCAGCTTGCTGCTCTGGCCGGTGCTGGCGCTGCAGGGCCTGGCCGAGCTGTTCATCCGGCTATGGACGTAAGGCCCTCCGGCGACGCGGCCGAGCTGGGCTTCATGGTCGAGCTCGATCGCTTCCACGGCCCGCTCGACCTGCTGCTGCACCTCATCCGGGAGCAGGACATTGACATCTTCGACATCCCTATTGCCCAGATTACCAGGCAGTTCCTGCACGGCATCGAGGGGGTGGAAAGGCTCGGGCTGGACCGGGCGGGCGAGTTCCTCGAGATGGCCGCCACGCTGATCCGCATCAAGCTGCAGATGCTGCTGCCGCGCCGGGGCGAGGATGCGGATGAGCTGGAGGACCCGCGCGCCGAGCTCGTGCGCCGGCTGCTCGAGTACGAGCATTTCCGTGAGGCGGCCAGGCGACTCGAAGAGGCAGAGTCCGACCGGCGCAGGCATTTCGCCAGGGGGTTCCTGCCGCCCCGGCCCAGCGCCCTGGCCGCAGCGCCGCCTCCCGGCTTTGCCTGGGAAGAGCTGTGGGCTGCCGTGCTGGCCCTGGGCGGGCGCGCATACCCGCTTACTGACCATCACGTGGCGTCCCGGGCCGTCCCGCTCGAGGAGAAAGTGGACCTCATCCTGCAAACGCTCGCCCGCCGCGCGCGCGTCGAGTTCCGCCACTTGATTGCACCATTCGGCGATCGGATGCACGCCGTCATGACGCTGCTCGCCGCGCTCGAGCTGGCGCGACGCCGCCAATGCGCGCTCCGCCAGCGCGAAGTGTTCGCGCCACTGTGGGTCTACCGTGCGATGGGAAGGGCAGGGGATGGAGACCGCCCGCATCATTGAGGCCTTGCTCTTCGCCAGCGACGCGCCCCTCAGCGCCGCGGACCTGGCGCGTGTGGATCCCGCGCTCGATGAAGCCCGGGTGGTCGCGGCGATCCAGGAGTTGCGCGCCGAGTACGAGCGGACCGCCCGCGCCTTTCAGGTCTACGAGCTGGCGGGCGGCTACCAGCTCCTGACGCGCCCCGAGTTTGCCGCGTACCTCGACCGCTTCGAGACCGTGCCTCAGCCTGCCCGGCTCTCCGGGCCGGCTCTCGAGGCGCTGGCGATTGTCGCCTACCGCCAGCCCATCGGCCGCATCGAGATCGAGCAGATTCGCGGCGTGAGCTCGGTCGGTGTGCTGCGAACCCTGCAGGAGCGCGGACTGCTCGAGGTCGTCGGCCGGGGCGAAGGCCTCGGACGGCCGCTCCTCTACGGCACCACGCCCCGCTTCCTCGAGCACCTGGGGCTCCGCTCGCTGGAAAACTTGCCCCGCCCCGACGAGCTGCCTGTAGTCCTCAAGCCGCGGGCCGCGCAGGCCGCACCGGCCGTGCAGGCCGCGCCGCCCGAGCTGGCCGCAGCCGCCTCCTGATGGCACTGCTACGACCGGCCCCCCTGTGCCCGCGGCCATGCGCCTCCAGAAGTTCCTCTCCCGAGCAGGCGTGGCTTCGCGACGTCGGGCCGAGCGACTCATCGAGGTGGGACGGGTCCGCGTCAACGGGGAGGTCGTCTCGCAGTTGGGCGCCACCGTCGACGCCAGCCGCGACGTCGTGGAGGTGGACGGCCGCCGCGTCCAGCCGGCGCCGCCGGTCTGGATCGCGCTGCACAAGCCGCGCGGCTACGTGACCACGCGCCACGACCCCCAGGGCAGGCCCACCGTCTACGACCTGCTGCCGCCGGAGTTCGCCGGCCTCTTCTACATCGGCCGGCTGGACCGGGACACGGAAGGGTTGCTCCTCCTCACCAACCATGGCGACCTGGCGCACCGGCTCATGCACCCGCGCTACCAGATCCCCCGGGTTTACGAAGCCCTGCTGGCCGGCCAGATTACCCCGCCCGAAATCGAGCACTTGCTCGCCGGCGTCCCGCTCGAGGACGGGATCGCGCGGGCGGAGCAACTCGAGCGACTCCCGGCCCCCGGCGGCATGGACCGGATCCGCCTGACCATTCGGGAGGGTCGCAAGCGGGAGGTGCGGCGCATGCTGGCAACGCTGGGGCACCGGGTTCGGCGGCTGCTGCGCCGCAGCTACGGGCCGGTGCGCCTGGGACGGCTGCGCCGCGGCACGTGGCGGCGCCTCACGCCTGCCGAGGTCGCGGCACTCCTGCGCGCGGCCCGCGCATGAAACCTCGGGAGCAGGCATGGAGATCCGAGATCGGACAGTCCTGATTCTGGGCGGCTCGGGACTCGTGGGACTGGCGGTGGCACGCCAGATCCTCGAGCACGCGCCGCGCGCCCTCGTGCTCAGCGCCCTCACCCGGACCGAAGCTGAGCAGGCCGCGGCCGAGCTGGGCGCGCCAGGCGCGACCCCGGGGGCGACCCCTGTCGAAATCGAATGGGGCGACATCTTCTACCCCGAGGCGCTCAAGCACCTTACCCGCGGCCAGGTCATGGCCGATCCCGGCGCCCGCGGCCTGCTCCTGGACTACCTTTTCGGCGATCTCACTGACGACGT includes:
- a CDS encoding rRNA pseudouridine synthase; translation: MRLQKFLSRAGVASRRRAERLIEVGRVRVNGEVVSQLGATVDASRDVVEVDGRRVQPAPPVWIALHKPRGYVTTRHDPQGRPTVYDLLPPEFAGLFYIGRLDRDTEGLLLLTNHGDLAHRLMHPRYQIPRVYEALLAGQITPPEIEHLLAGVPLEDGIARAEQLERLPAPGGMDRIRLTIREGRKREVRRMLATLGHRVRRLLRRSYGPVRLGRLRRGTWRRLTPAEVAALLRAARA
- the rpsT gene encoding 30S ribosomal protein S20, which translates into the protein MANTKSAEKRMRQQQKRYLHNRAQRSRLKTAIKKVQAATDAETVTAAYRETAKLLDRFATRRLIHPNKAARKKSRLARRVKELGGTP
- a CDS encoding segregation/condensation protein A is translated as MDVRPSGDAAELGFMVELDRFHGPLDLLLHLIREQDIDIFDIPIAQITRQFLHGIEGVERLGLDRAGEFLEMAATLIRIKLQMLLPRRGEDADELEDPRAELVRRLLEYEHFREAARRLEEAESDRRRHFARGFLPPRPSALAAAPPPGFAWEELWAAVLALGGRAYPLTDHHVASRAVPLEEKVDLILQTLARRARVEFRHLIAPFGDRMHAVMTLLAALELARRRQCALRQREVFAPLWVYRAMGRAGDGDRPHH
- a CDS encoding site-2 protease family protein, which translates into the protein MDLLLLLPVLLFSVVVHEYAHGWVALREGDSTAYMLGRLTLNPAPHIDPLGSLLFPLLLWVTHAGFLFGWARPVPVNPRNFRNYKRGDILVSLAGIAANLLLAGAFTLAVVLLIHLTQLLPVLSPTFQLLVRMARYGIVINLVLAFFNLIPIPPLDGSHVFYHLLSPSAGMRYRELGRYGLFILLGVMIFAPGVFSLLLWPVLALQGLAELFIRLWT
- a CDS encoding PEGA domain-containing protein, with amino-acid sequence MKSFLAAAGLALILMAAAGCAALFNSKTDPVAIQSMPSDADIYIDGNLRGRTPITLELQAKKTYTIVFKKPGYRDQAFELTNTVGVKWVILDVLGGLVPVIVDAATGSWYELDTKVVNVTLTSGE
- the scpB gene encoding SMC-Scp complex subunit ScpB, which encodes METARIIEALLFASDAPLSAADLARVDPALDEARVVAAIQELRAEYERTARAFQVYELAGGYQLLTRPEFAAYLDRFETVPQPARLSGPALEALAIVAYRQPIGRIEIEQIRGVSSVGVLRTLQERGLLEVVGRGEGLGRPLLYGTTPRFLEHLGLRSLENLPRPDELPVVLKPRAAQAAPAVQAAPPELAAAAS